In a genomic window of Streptomyces pristinaespiralis:
- a CDS encoding arsenate reductase/protein-tyrosine-phosphatase family protein — translation MTAPEGRGIAETSSTGQAFRILHVSTGNVCRSPITERLTRHALSDRLGDPLTGGLIVESAGTWGHEGAPMEANAEIVLADFGADASGFVGRELLDEHVIRADLVLTATRDHRAQVISMGHSAGLRTFTLKEFTRLVRAIDPATLPDPREDGVVERARALVRAAAALRGWLLAPSPDADEVFDPYGAPITFFRSIGDEIHQALDPVVTALTGVRARS, via the coding sequence TTGACCGCCCCTGAGGGGCGTGGCATAGCGGAAACCAGCAGCACGGGCCAGGCCTTCCGCATCCTCCACGTCAGCACCGGCAACGTCTGCCGCTCGCCCATCACCGAGCGGCTGACCCGCCATGCCCTGAGCGACCGCCTCGGCGATCCCCTCACGGGCGGCCTGATCGTGGAGAGCGCCGGCACCTGGGGCCACGAGGGCGCCCCGATGGAGGCCAACGCCGAGATCGTCCTCGCGGACTTCGGCGCGGACGCGAGCGGGTTCGTCGGGCGGGAACTGCTCGACGAGCACGTCATCCGCGCGGACCTCGTCCTGACGGCCACCCGCGACCATCGCGCGCAGGTCATCTCGATGGGCCACTCGGCGGGCCTGCGGACCTTCACGCTCAAGGAGTTCACGCGCCTCGTGCGCGCCATAGACCCTGCAACCCTCCCGGACCCCCGCGAGGACGGCGTCGTCGAGCGTGCGCGCGCGCTGGTGCGGGCGGCGGCGGCCCTGCGGGGCTGGCTGCTGGCCCCGAGCCCGGACGCGGACGAGGTGTTCGATCCGTACGGGGCGCCGATCACGTTCTTCCGTTCGATCGGCGACGAGATCCACCAGGCGCTGGACCCGGTGGTCACGGCGCTGACGGGGGTACGGGCGCGGTCCTGA
- a CDS encoding L-threonylcarbamoyladenylate synthase — protein MARRYDCNDATDRTTGLREAASAVRRGELVVLPTDTVYGIGADAFSPEAVADLLEAKGRGRNMPTPVLIGSPNTLHGLVTDFSEQAWELVDAYWPGALTLVTKHQPSLQWNLGDTRGTVAIRMPLHPVAIELLTEVGPMAVSSANLTGHPSPEDCDAAQGMLGDSVSVYLDGGPTPGIVPSSIVDVTGKVPVLLREGALSADELRKVVPDLEVAN, from the coding sequence ATGGCTCGGCGATACGACTGCAACGACGCGACGGATCGCACCACCGGCCTGCGTGAGGCCGCATCGGCCGTCCGCCGCGGCGAGCTCGTCGTGCTGCCCACCGACACCGTGTACGGCATCGGTGCGGACGCCTTCAGCCCCGAGGCCGTCGCCGACCTGCTCGAGGCCAAGGGACGCGGCAGGAACATGCCCACCCCTGTCCTCATCGGCTCGCCCAACACCCTGCACGGGCTCGTCACCGACTTCTCCGAGCAGGCGTGGGAGCTCGTCGACGCCTACTGGCCCGGCGCGCTGACCCTGGTCACCAAGCACCAGCCGTCCCTGCAGTGGAACCTCGGTGACACCCGTGGCACCGTCGCGATCCGGATGCCGCTGCACCCCGTCGCCATCGAACTGCTCACCGAGGTCGGCCCGATGGCCGTCTCCAGCGCCAACCTCACGGGACACCCCTCGCCAGAGGACTGCGACGCCGCGCAGGGGATGCTCGGCGACTCCGTCTCCGTCTACCTCGACGGCGGCCCGACGCCCGGCATCGTGCCGTCGTCGATCGTCGACGTCACCGGCAAGGTGCCGGTCCTGCTGCGTGAGGGCGCCCTGTCCGCGGACGAGCTGCGCAAGGTCGTACCAGACCTCGAGGTGGCCAATTGA
- the prmC gene encoding peptide chain release factor N(5)-glutamine methyltransferase: MNLLLAEVAQATQRLADAGVPSPRFDAEELAAFVHGVKRGELHNVKDADFDARYWEAVARREAREPLQHITGRAFFRYLELQVGPGVFVPRPETESVVGWAIEAVRAMDVVEPLIVDLCSGSGAIALAMAQEVPRSRVHAVELSEDALKWTRKNAEGSRVTVHHGDALTALPELDGQVDLVISNPPYIPLTEWEYVAPEARDHDPQMALFSGEDGLDTIRGIERTAHRLLRPGGLVVIEHADTQGGQVPWIFNEESGWADAADHPDLNKRPRFATARKAMP; this comes from the coding sequence GTGAACCTGCTGCTTGCCGAGGTGGCCCAGGCCACCCAGCGGCTGGCCGACGCCGGCGTGCCGTCACCGCGGTTCGACGCGGAGGAACTCGCCGCGTTCGTGCACGGCGTGAAGCGGGGCGAGCTCCACAACGTCAAGGACGCGGACTTCGACGCCCGCTACTGGGAGGCCGTCGCCCGCAGGGAGGCGCGCGAGCCGCTCCAGCACATCACCGGGCGCGCCTTCTTCCGCTACCTGGAGCTCCAGGTCGGCCCCGGAGTGTTCGTGCCGCGCCCCGAGACCGAGTCGGTCGTCGGATGGGCGATAGAAGCCGTGCGTGCCATGGACGTCGTAGAGCCGCTCATCGTCGACCTGTGTTCCGGCTCCGGCGCCATCGCCCTCGCGATGGCCCAGGAAGTGCCGCGTTCGCGCGTGCACGCCGTGGAGCTGTCCGAGGACGCCCTGAAGTGGACCCGTAAGAACGCCGAGGGATCCCGCGTCACCGTCCACCACGGCGACGCGCTCACCGCGCTGCCCGAGCTCGACGGCCAGGTCGACCTGGTCATCTCCAACCCGCCGTACATCCCGCTCACCGAGTGGGAGTACGTCGCACCCGAGGCGCGCGACCACGACCCGCAGATGGCCCTGTTCTCCGGCGAGGACGGCCTGGACACCATCCGCGGTATCGAACGCACCGCGCACCGGCTGCTGAGGCCCGGCGGTCTCGTCGTCATCGAGCACGCCGACACCCAGGGCGGCCAGGTGCCGTGGATCTTCAACGAGGAATCCGGGTGGGCCGACGCAGCCGACCACCCCGACCTGAACAAGCGGCCGCGGTTCGCCACCGCCCGCAAGGCCATGCCATGA
- the prfA gene encoding peptide chain release factor 1 has product MFEAVEELIGEHADLEKKLADPSVHADQANARKLNKRYAELTPIVGTYRAWKRTGEDIGTARELAQDDPDFAAEVKDLEKEREALTEKLRLLLVPRDPSDDKDVILEVKAGAGGDESALFAGDLLRMYLRYAERVGWKTEIIDSTESELGGYKDVQVAVKTKGGQGATEPGQGVWARLKYEGGVHRVQRVPATESQGRIHTSAAGVLVTPEAEEIDVEIHANDLRIDVYRSSGPGGQSVNTTDSAVRITHLPTGIVASCQNEKSQLQNKEQAMRILRSRLLAAAQEEAESKAADARRSQVRTVDRSEKIRTYNFPENRISDHRVGFKAYNLDQVLDGDLDAVIQACVDADSAAKLAAAQ; this is encoded by the coding sequence ATGTTCGAAGCGGTCGAGGAACTGATCGGCGAGCACGCCGATCTGGAGAAGAAGCTCGCCGACCCTTCGGTCCACGCCGACCAGGCGAACGCGCGCAAGCTGAACAAGCGCTACGCCGAGCTGACGCCCATCGTCGGCACGTACCGCGCCTGGAAGCGGACCGGCGAGGACATCGGGACGGCCCGTGAACTGGCCCAGGACGACCCGGACTTCGCCGCCGAGGTGAAGGACCTGGAGAAGGAGCGCGAGGCGCTCACCGAGAAGCTGCGGCTGCTGCTCGTCCCGCGCGACCCCAGCGACGACAAGGACGTCATCCTCGAGGTCAAGGCCGGCGCGGGCGGCGACGAGTCCGCCCTCTTCGCGGGCGACCTGCTGCGGATGTACCTGCGCTACGCGGAGCGCGTCGGCTGGAAGACCGAGATCATCGACTCCACCGAGTCCGAGCTCGGCGGCTACAAGGACGTCCAGGTCGCCGTCAAGACCAAGGGCGGCCAGGGCGCGACCGAGCCCGGCCAGGGCGTCTGGGCGCGGCTGAAGTACGAGGGCGGGGTGCACCGCGTGCAGCGCGTGCCCGCCACCGAGTCGCAGGGCCGTATCCACACCTCCGCGGCCGGTGTGCTGGTCACGCCGGAGGCCGAGGAGATCGACGTCGAGATCCACGCCAACGACCTGCGCATCGACGTCTACCGCTCGTCCGGTCCCGGCGGCCAGTCCGTCAACACGACCGACTCCGCCGTGCGCATCACGCACCTGCCGACCGGCATCGTCGCCTCCTGCCAGAACGAGAAGAGCCAGCTCCAGAACAAGGAGCAGGCCATGCGTATCCTGCGCTCCAGGCTGCTCGCCGCAGCCCAGGAGGAGGCCGAGAGCAAGGCCGCGGACGCCCGCCGCAGCCAGGTCCGAACGGTCGACCGGTCGGAGAAGATCCGTACGTACAACTTCCCGGAAAACCGGATCTCGGACCACCGCGTCGGCTTCAAGGCGTACAACTTGGACCAGGTGCTCGACGGTGACCTGGACGCCGTGATCCAGGCGTGCGTCGACGCCGACTCCGCCGCCAAGCTCGCGGCTGCCCAGTAG
- the rpmE gene encoding 50S ribosomal protein L31: protein MKRDIHPEYVETQVSCTCGASFTTRSTIQSGNIRAEVCSECHPFYTGKQKILDTGGRVARFEARFGKAAGSAKK from the coding sequence TTGAAGCGCGACATCCACCCCGAGTACGTCGAGACCCAGGTCAGCTGCACCTGCGGCGCGTCGTTCACCACCCGCAGCACGATCCAGAGCGGCAACATCCGCGCCGAGGTCTGCTCCGAGTGCCACCCGTTCTACACGGGCAAGCAGAAGATCCTCGACACCGGTGGCCGTGTGGCCCGCTTCGAGGCCCGCTTCGGCAAGGCTGCCGGCTCCGCCAAGAAGTAG
- a CDS encoding LCP family protein: MSEQSSSGGRILRPGGVAGPPRGGRRRKRPTKARRTWTVVAWVAAALVLVGGSGLGLLYFKLNGNLQGVDIESALGEDRPKNVDNGSMDILVLGSDSRSGANSEYGDDDGAARSDTAMVVHVYQGHKSAGVVSVPRDTLVGRPECTGRDGTTVPGEKRAMFNSAYEVGGPACAVKTVEAMSGIRMDHYIEVDFTGFKKLIDELGGVDITTTRPIDDSKSHLSLAPGTHSLDGEQALGLVRTRKSVGDGSDLGRIQLQQAFMKAFIDQVKDVGVFSSPKKLLDLADAGTKAITPDSGLDSVNELMGFARGLSSLGAEDVDMITMPVEYDPADPNRVVPVETGARQVWTALKQDRPIPASAVRDSAGDKGDAATVVKSP; this comes from the coding sequence ATGAGCGAGCAGAGCAGCAGCGGCGGCCGAATACTCCGCCCAGGGGGCGTGGCGGGACCCCCGAGGGGCGGCAGACGCCGTAAGCGGCCCACGAAGGCCCGCAGGACCTGGACGGTCGTCGCATGGGTCGCGGCCGCCCTGGTGCTCGTCGGCGGCTCCGGTCTCGGCCTCCTCTACTTCAAGCTCAACGGGAACCTCCAGGGCGTCGACATCGAGTCCGCCCTCGGCGAGGACCGCCCGAAGAACGTCGACAACGGCTCCATGGACATCCTGGTGCTCGGTTCCGACTCCCGTTCCGGCGCGAATTCCGAGTACGGCGACGACGACGGCGCGGCCCGCTCGGACACCGCGATGGTCGTGCACGTCTACCAGGGCCACAAGAGCGCCGGCGTGGTGTCCGTACCGCGCGACACCCTGGTGGGGCGGCCCGAGTGCACCGGCCGCGACGGCACCACCGTCCCCGGCGAGAAGCGGGCGATGTTCAACAGCGCGTACGAGGTCGGCGGGCCCGCCTGCGCCGTGAAGACGGTCGAGGCGATGTCCGGGATCCGCATGGACCACTACATCGAGGTCGACTTCACGGGCTTCAAGAAGCTCATCGACGAGCTCGGCGGCGTCGACATCACCACCACGCGGCCGATCGACGACAGCAAGAGCCACCTGAGCCTCGCCCCCGGCACCCACAGCCTGGACGGGGAGCAGGCGCTCGGCCTCGTACGCACCCGCAAGAGCGTGGGCGACGGCAGCGACCTCGGCCGCATCCAGCTCCAGCAGGCCTTCATGAAGGCGTTCATCGACCAGGTCAAGGACGTCGGAGTGTTCAGCAGCCCGAAGAAGCTCCTGGACCTCGCCGACGCCGGCACCAAGGCGATCACGCCCGACTCCGGGCTGGACTCCGTGAACGAGCTGATGGGCTTCGCCAGAGGGCTCAGCTCCCTCGGCGCGGAGGACGTCGACATGATCACGATGCCGGTGGAGTACGACCCGGCCGACCCCAACCGGGTCGTCCCCGTCGAGACCGGCGCCCGGCAGGTGTGGACGGCGCTCAAGCAGGACCGGCCGATCCCGGCCTCCGCGGTGCGGGACTCCGCGGGCGACAAGGGCGACGCCGCCACCGTCGTGAAGAGCCCGTAA
- the rho gene encoding transcription termination factor Rho has translation MSDTTDLMGVTADNNVDNAAPAAGAASGTTSRRRRSGTGLEGMVLAELQQVASGLGIRGTARMRKSQLIEVIKEAQAGGSSPAKSAEAGAEAPAKPKRRATSKTRTGDEAAAPAAEKAEKADKAEKAVAQQQIDIPGQPAGGIAQAAGSGGDDQPAGERRRRRATAQAGSPDTRTEARGDTAVEVKTDVKTDERPEAKADTAVDTAEGRRDRQRGDRADRGDRAERGDRGERGDRGERRERQRDRRGKGDDQQQQGGGQRQQRQGGQQSTGPQDDFDDEAGGRRGRRGRYRDRRGRRGRDDFQAGEPQVSDDDVLIPVAGILDILDNYAFIRTSGYLPGPNDVYVSLAQVRKNGLRKGDHVTGAVRQPKEGERREKFNALVRLDSVNGMAPESGRGRPEFNKLTPLYPQDRLRLETDPGVLTTRIIDLVAPIGKGQRGLIVAPPKTGKTMIMQAIANAITHNNPECHLMVVLVDERPEEVTDMQRSVKGEVISSTFDRPAEDHTTVAELAIERAKRLVELGHDVVVLLDSITRLGRAYNLAAPASGRILSGGVDSTALYPPKRFFGAARNIEDGGSLTILATALVDTGSRMDEVIFEEFKGTGNAELKLDRKLADKRIFPAVDVDASGTRKEEILLGSDELAVTWKLRRVLHALDQQQAIELLLDKMKQTKSNGEFLLQIQKTTPSAGNGND, from the coding sequence GTGAGCGACACCACCGATCTGATGGGCGTGACTGCCGACAACAACGTCGACAACGCCGCGCCCGCCGCAGGTGCTGCCTCGGGCACCACCTCACGGCGCCGCCGCTCCGGCACCGGCCTCGAGGGCATGGTCCTGGCCGAGCTGCAGCAGGTCGCGTCCGGCCTCGGCATCAGGGGCACCGCGCGTATGCGCAAGAGCCAGCTGATCGAGGTCATCAAGGAGGCGCAGGCCGGAGGGAGCTCCCCGGCGAAGAGCGCCGAGGCGGGCGCCGAGGCCCCTGCCAAGCCCAAGCGCCGCGCCACGTCGAAGACCCGCACGGGTGACGAGGCCGCTGCCCCCGCCGCCGAGAAGGCGGAGAAGGCCGACAAGGCCGAGAAGGCCGTCGCCCAGCAGCAGATCGACATCCCGGGACAACCGGCCGGAGGCATCGCCCAGGCCGCAGGCTCCGGGGGAGACGACCAGCCCGCCGGTGAGCGCCGCCGCCGCCGCGCCACGGCGCAGGCGGGCAGCCCGGACACCCGCACCGAGGCCCGCGGGGACACCGCCGTCGAGGTCAAGACCGACGTCAAGACCGACGAGCGGCCCGAGGCCAAGGCCGACACCGCCGTGGACACCGCGGAAGGCCGCCGTGACCGTCAGCGTGGCGACCGCGCCGACCGTGGGGACCGCGCCGAGCGTGGCGACCGGGGCGAGCGCGGGGACCGCGGCGAGCGCCGTGAGCGTCAGCGTGACCGCCGCGGCAAGGGCGACGACCAGCAGCAGCAGGGCGGCGGCCAGCGCCAGCAGCGCCAGGGCGGCCAGCAGAGCACCGGCCCCCAGGACGACTTCGACGACGAGGCCGGTGGCCGTCGCGGACGCCGCGGCCGCTACCGCGACCGCCGTGGCCGCCGTGGCCGTGACGACTTCCAGGCCGGCGAGCCGCAGGTCTCCGACGACGACGTCCTGATCCCCGTCGCGGGCATCCTGGACATCCTCGACAACTACGCGTTCATCCGGACCTCCGGCTACCTGCCCGGCCCGAACGACGTGTACGTCTCCCTCGCCCAGGTCCGCAAGAACGGCCTGCGCAAGGGTGACCACGTCACCGGTGCCGTGCGCCAGCCCAAGGAAGGCGAGCGCCGCGAGAAGTTCAACGCGCTGGTCCGCCTGGACTCGGTCAACGGCATGGCGCCCGAATCGGGCCGCGGCCGCCCCGAGTTCAACAAGCTGACCCCGCTGTACCCGCAGGACCGGCTGCGTCTCGAGACCGACCCGGGCGTGCTGACGACCCGGATCATCGACCTCGTCGCGCCGATCGGCAAGGGCCAGCGAGGCCTGATCGTGGCCCCGCCGAAGACCGGCAAGACCATGATCATGCAGGCGATCGCCAACGCGATCACCCACAACAACCCCGAGTGCCACCTGATGGTCGTCCTCGTCGACGAGCGTCCGGAAGAGGTCACCGACATGCAGCGGTCGGTGAAGGGCGAGGTCATCTCCTCGACCTTCGACCGTCCCGCCGAGGACCACACCACCGTCGCCGAGCTGGCCATCGAGCGCGCCAAGCGCCTCGTCGAGCTGGGTCACGACGTGGTCGTCCTGCTGGACTCGATCACCCGCCTCGGCCGCGCCTACAACCTGGCGGCCCCGGCCTCCGGACGCATCCTGTCCGGTGGTGTCGACTCGACCGCGCTCTACCCGCCGAAGCGCTTCTTCGGCGCCGCGCGCAACATCGAGGACGGCGGCTCGCTGACCATCCTGGCCACCGCGCTGGTCGACACCGGCTCGCGGATGGACGAGGTGATCTTCGAGGAGTTCAAGGGCACCGGCAACGCGGAGCTCAAGCTCGACCGCAAGCTCGCCGACAAGCGCATCTTCCCGGCGGTGGACGTCGACGCGTCCGGCACCCGTAAGGAAGAGATCCTGCTCGGCAGCGACGAGCTCGCCGTCACCTGGAAGCTGCGTCGTGTGCTGCACGCGCTCGACCAGCAGCAGGCGATCGAGCTGCTGCTCGACAAGATGAAGCAGACCAAGTCGAACGGCGAGTTCCTGCTGCAGATCCAGAAGACGACTCCGTCGGCCGGCAACGGCAACGACTGA
- the thrB gene encoding homoserine kinase, whose amino-acid sequence MAGPAFRAAAVRVRVPATSANLGPGFDALGLSLGLYDDVVVRVADSGLHIDIAGEGASTLPRDENHLLVRALRTAFDLLGGQPRGLEVVCANRIPHGRGLGSSSAAICAGIVAARAVTIGGDAKLDDVALLELATEIEGHPDNVAACLLGGFTLAWTESGAARAIRMDPADSVVPVVFVPSKPVLTETARGLLPRTVPHVDAAANAGRAALLVEALTRRPELLLPATEDRLHQEYRAPAMPQSVDLVNRLRADGVPAVISGAGPTVLALAEDSAADKVARLAGEGWAANRLAFDAAGASVLPLAP is encoded by the coding sequence ATGGCCGGTCCAGCGTTCCGCGCCGCCGCCGTCCGGGTGCGCGTCCCCGCAACCAGCGCCAATCTCGGTCCGGGCTTCGATGCCCTCGGGCTGTCGCTCGGTCTGTACGACGACGTGGTCGTCCGGGTCGCGGACTCCGGTCTGCACATCGACATCGCCGGTGAGGGCGCGTCGACCCTGCCCCGGGACGAGAACCACCTGCTGGTACGGGCCCTGCGCACGGCCTTCGACCTGCTCGGCGGACAGCCGCGCGGCCTCGAGGTCGTCTGCGCCAACCGCATCCCGCACGGCCGCGGTCTCGGGTCCTCCTCGGCCGCGATCTGCGCCGGCATCGTCGCCGCCCGCGCCGTGACGATAGGGGGCGACGCGAAGCTCGACGACGTGGCGCTGCTCGAGCTCGCGACCGAGATCGAGGGCCACCCCGACAACGTCGCCGCCTGTCTCCTCGGCGGTTTCACCCTCGCCTGGACCGAATCGGGAGCGGCGCGCGCGATCAGGATGGATCCCGCCGATTCCGTCGTTCCGGTGGTTTTCGTTCCGTCCAAGCCGGTGCTCACGGAGACGGCCCGCGGGCTTCTCCCGCGTACCGTGCCGCATGTCGACGCCGCCGCCAACGCGGGCCGGGCCGCCCTCCTCGTCGAGGCGCTGACCAGGCGTCCTGAGCTGCTGCTGCCCGCCACGGAGGACCGTCTCCACCAGGAGTACCGGGCCCCGGCGATGCCGCAGAGCGTCGATCTGGTGAACCGACTGCGCGCCGACGGCGTTCCCGCAGTCATCTCCGGCGCGGGCCCCACGGTGCTCGCGCTGGCCGAGGACAGTGCGGCCGACAAGGTCGCACGGCTGGCGGGCGAGGGATGGGCGGCCAACCGGCTCGCCTTCGACGCCGCGGGTGCGAGCGTTCTGCCGCTCGCGCCCTAG
- the thrC gene encoding threonine synthase — MTTNGTHQWRGIIEEYRDRLPVTDATPVVTLREGGTPLVPAQVLSERTGCEVHLKVEGANPTGSFKDRGMTMAITRAKEEGAQAVICASTGNTSASAAAYAVRAGMVCAVLVPQGKIALGKMGQALVYGSKILQVDGNFDDCLNLARSLSENYPVALVNSVNPYRIEGQKTASFEIVDALGDAPDIHVLPVGNAGNITAYWKGYKEYSADGMSSRTPRMWGFQASGSAPIVRGEVVKDPSTIATAIRIGNPASWTQAIAARDESGGFIDEVTDREILRAYRLLASQEGVFVEPASAASVAGLLKAAEQGKVDPGQKIVCTVTGNGLKDPDWAVAGAPQPVTVPVDAAAAAERLGLA, encoded by the coding sequence ATGACCACCAACGGCACCCACCAGTGGCGCGGCATCATCGAGGAGTACCGGGACCGCCTTCCGGTCACGGACGCGACGCCGGTCGTCACGCTCCGTGAGGGTGGCACGCCGCTCGTCCCGGCGCAGGTCCTCTCCGAGCGCACGGGCTGCGAGGTGCACCTCAAGGTCGAGGGCGCCAACCCCACCGGGTCCTTCAAGGACCGGGGTATGACGATGGCCATCACCCGGGCCAAGGAGGAGGGCGCGCAGGCCGTCATCTGTGCCTCCACCGGCAACACCTCCGCCTCCGCCGCCGCGTACGCGGTGCGAGCCGGGATGGTCTGCGCGGTCCTCGTGCCGCAGGGCAAGATCGCCCTCGGCAAGATGGGCCAGGCCCTGGTCTACGGGTCGAAGATCCTTCAGGTCGACGGCAACTTCGACGACTGCCTGAACCTGGCCCGCAGCCTCTCGGAGAACTACCCGGTGGCGCTGGTCAATTCGGTCAACCCGTACCGGATCGAGGGTCAGAAGACCGCGTCCTTCGAGATCGTCGACGCGCTCGGCGACGCCCCCGACATCCATGTGCTGCCCGTCGGCAACGCCGGCAACATCACGGCGTACTGGAAGGGGTACAAGGAGTACTCCGCGGACGGCATGTCCTCCCGCACGCCCCGTATGTGGGGTTTCCAGGCTTCCGGCTCCGCGCCGATCGTGCGCGGCGAGGTCGTGAAGGACCCGTCGACGATCGCCACCGCGATCCGGATCGGCAATCCCGCGTCCTGGACACAGGCGATCGCCGCTCGCGACGAGTCGGGCGGCTTCATCGACGAGGTGACGGACCGTGAGATCCTGCGCGCCTACCGTCTGTTGGCGTCGCAGGAGGGTGTCTTCGTCGAGCCGGCGTCGGCCGCGTCCGTCGCCGGTCTGCTGAAGGCCGCCGAGCAGGGCAAGGTCGATCCGGGCCAGAAGATCGTGTGCACGGTCACCGGCAACGGTCTGAAGGACCCCGACTGGGCGGTCGCCGGAGCGCCCCAGCCGGTCACCGTCCCGGTCGACGCGGCCGCGGCGGCGGAGCGTCTCGGGCTGGCGTAG
- a CDS encoding homoserine dehydrogenase yields MRTRPLKVALLGCGVVGSEVARIMTTHADDLAARIGAPVELAGVAVRRPSKVREGIDPALITTDATALVKRGDIDVVIEVIGGIEPARTLITTAFEHGASVVSANKALLAEDGATLYAAAEQHGRDLYFEAAVAGAIPLIRPLRESLAGDKVNRVLGIVNGTTNFILDKMDSSGAGYSEALDEATALGYAEADPTADVEGFDAAAKAAILAGIAFHTRVRLDDVYREGLTEVTAADMASARRMGCTVKLLAICERAADGQSVTARVHPAMIPLSHPLASVREAYNAVFVEAEAAGQLMFYGPGAGGSPTASAVLGDLVAVCRNKLAEATGPGESAYTQLPVSPMGDVVTRYHISLDVADKPGVLAQVATVFAEHGVSIDTVRQQGKDGEASLVVVTHRAPDAALSGTVEALRKLDTVRGVASIMRVEGE; encoded by the coding sequence ATGCGTACGCGTCCGCTGAAGGTGGCGCTGCTGGGCTGTGGAGTGGTCGGCTCAGAGGTGGCGCGCATCATGACGACGCACGCCGACGACCTCGCCGCGCGGATCGGCGCCCCGGTGGAGCTCGCCGGGGTCGCCGTGCGCCGGCCGTCGAAGGTGCGCGAGGGCATCGACCCGGCGCTCATCACCACGGACGCGACCGCGCTCGTGAAACGCGGCGACATCGACGTGGTCATCGAGGTCATCGGCGGCATCGAGCCCGCCCGCACCCTCATCACCACCGCGTTCGAGCACGGCGCCTCCGTGGTCTCCGCCAACAAGGCGCTGCTCGCCGAGGACGGCGCGACGCTGTACGCCGCCGCCGAGCAGCACGGCCGTGACCTGTACTTCGAGGCCGCCGTCGCCGGTGCGATCCCGCTGATCAGGCCGCTGCGCGAGTCCCTCGCCGGCGACAAGGTCAACCGCGTCCTCGGCATCGTCAACGGCACGACCAACTTCATCCTCGACAAGATGGACAGCTCGGGGGCCGGATACTCCGAGGCGCTGGACGAGGCGACCGCCCTCGGCTACGCCGAGGCCGACCCGACCGCCGACGTCGAGGGCTTCGACGCGGCCGCCAAGGCCGCCATCCTCGCCGGGATCGCCTTCCACACCCGGGTGCGCCTCGACGACGTCTACCGCGAGGGCCTCACCGAGGTCACCGCCGCCGACATGGCCTCCGCCCGCCGCATGGGCTGCACCGTCAAGCTCCTCGCGATCTGCGAGCGGGCGGCGGACGGGCAGTCGGTGACGGCCCGCGTGCACCCCGCGATGATCCCGCTCAGCCACCCGCTGGCGTCGGTCCGCGAGGCGTACAACGCCGTCTTCGTCGAGGCCGAGGCCGCCGGGCAGCTGATGTTCTACGGCCCCGGCGCCGGCGGCTCGCCCACCGCGTCCGCCGTGCTCGGCGACCTCGTCGCCGTGTGCCGCAACAAACTCGCCGAGGCGACGGGGCCCGGCGAGTCGGCGTACACCCAACTGCCCGTGAGCCCGATGGGTGACGTGGTGACGCGCTACCACATCAGCCTCGACGTGGCCGACAAGCCGGGCGTTCTCGCCCAGGTGGCGACGGTCTTCGCCGAGCACGGCGTATCCATCGATACGGTGCGCCAGCAGGGCAAGGACGGCGAGGCGTCTCTCGTCGTCGTCACCCACCGCGCGCCCGACGCCGCCCTTTCCGGGACCGTCGAAGCGCTGCGCAAGCTCGACACCGTGCGCGGTGTCGCCAGCATCATGCGTGTTGAAGGGGAGTAA